The following proteins are co-located in the Apium graveolens cultivar Ventura chromosome 5, ASM990537v1, whole genome shotgun sequence genome:
- the LOC141661965 gene encoding mitogen-activated protein kinase kinase kinase 20-like, producing MGEFKGCDDYKYGNGVAWIRGQMIGKGSFGCVFLANLKRPRSRFRCFPCVMAVKSAEVSISGSIQKEKEVLSNVGRCDYVIRCFGEEISVGENGEMVYNLLLEYGCGGSLGDLIKKSRLGELDVRRYARGMLRGVYDIHESGYVHCDLKPDNVLLVRNGKGEFRVKIGDLGLAKRDKVSKKRKLSPYWRGTPMYLAPEAVTDCVQGFASDIWGVGCIVLEMLTGKHPWGMEDCSADELLAKIGDRHELPKIPEDVSVEARSFLKGCFVRNPMYRLTAEMLLNHPFLEGLVEDDQDEESEEVSDVNTGSSLLLLSDVDDELDYSSLSDDCSFVSEDEDGSYWSEEEVDGEMVAEEETLEVKLSRDNTSSSISSEFSNVINTSIQGPSNARQQHTVTFTIPAGV from the coding sequence ATGGGTGAGTTTAAGGGTTGTGATGATTATAAGTATGGGAATGGTGTGGCTTGGATTAGAGGCCAAATGATTGGGAAGGGGAGTTTTGGGTGTGTTTTTCTTGCGAATTTGAAGAGGCCCAGATCGAGGTTTAGGTGTTTTCCGTGTGTTATGGCTGTGAAATCGGCTGAGGTTTCGATTTCGGGGTCAATTCAGAAGGAGAAGGAGGTGTTGAGTAATGTTGGGAGGTGTGATTATGTGATTAGGTGTTTTGGTGAAGAGATTAGTGTTGGTGAGaatggtgaaatggtttataatttgTTGTTGGAGTATGGTTGTGGTGGGAGTTTAGGTGATTTGATCAAGAAATCGCGGTTAGGGGAATTGGATGTGAGGAGGTATGCTAGAGGGATGTTGAGGGGGGTTTATGATATTCATGAGTCTGGGTATGTGCATTGTGATTTGAAGCCGGATAATGTGTTGTTAGTGAGAAATGGGAAAGGTGAATTTAGGGTAAAGATTGGTGATTTAGGGTTGGCTAAGAGGGATAAGGtgagtaagaagaggaagttgaGTCCCTATTGGAGGGGGACTCCGATGTATTTGGCACCTGAGGCTGTGACGGATTGTGTTCAAGGGTTTGCGTCTGATATTTGGGGAGTTGGTTGTATTGTGCTAGAGATGCTCACGGGGAAGCATCCGTGGGGAATGGAGGATTGTAGTGCTGATGAGCTTCTGGCTAAGATTGGTGATCGGCATGAATTGCCTAAGATTCCGGAGGATGTGTCAGTTGAGGCGAGGAGCTTCTTGAAGGGTTGTTTTGTTAGGAATCCTATGTATAGGCTGACTGCGGAGATGCTCTTAAATCATCCATTTTTGGAAGGTTTAGTTGAGGATGATCAGGATGAAGAGTCTGAGGAGGTTTCAGATGTAAATACTGGCAGCTCTTTATTGTTGCTGTCTGATGTTGATGATGAGCTTGATTACTCGTCTCTCTCAGATGATTGCAGCTTTGTTTCTGAAGATGAAGATGGTTCTTATTGGTCAGAAGAAGAGGTGGATGGTGAGATGGTAGCTGAAGAGGAAACATTGGAGGTTAAACTAAGTAGGGATAACACAAGTTCGAGCATCAGTTCTGAATTTAGTAATGTTATTAATACATCGATACAGGGTCCATCAAATGCAAGACAGCAGCATACAGTTACTTTTACCATTCCTGCCGGTGTTTAG